A genomic segment from Neobacillus sp. YX16 encodes:
- a CDS encoding PadR family transcriptional regulator yields MNDPFTNLKSSMKKSIFKDFSFSNERKNAVKESIRMRQSQSQFHSWKIETIIAILESVQHESKDGYNISTQLFQKNERTFQKNEGQLYSLLHLLENKEILTSKWINKKKYYSLNSKGEKYLATYKQDKSKQELSLKHLREEASL; encoded by the coding sequence ATGAATGATCCATTTACTAACCTGAAGAGTTCGATGAAAAAATCAATTTTCAAGGATTTTTCTTTTTCCAATGAAAGAAAAAATGCAGTGAAAGAATCCATTCGTATGAGACAATCTCAATCACAATTTCATTCTTGGAAGATAGAAACCATCATAGCTATATTAGAATCGGTTCAGCATGAATCAAAGGATGGCTACAATATTTCTACCCAACTTTTTCAAAAAAATGAACGTACTTTCCAAAAAAATGAAGGGCAGCTTTATTCACTTCTACATCTACTAGAAAATAAAGAAATTCTTACTTCAAAATGGATAAACAAAAAGAAATATTACTCCTTAAATTCCAAAGGGGAAAAATACTTAGCTACCTATAAACAAGATAAATCAAAACAAGAGTTATCCCTTAAACACTTACGAGAGGAGGCGTCCTTATGA